One part of the Acinetobacter sp. XS-4 genome encodes these proteins:
- a CDS encoding efflux RND transporter periplasmic adaptor subunit, translated as MHLTPSTIFKLSIISLCLILAACNQQETTKTTASAPAKIELIPQDLIAVKEGALDSQTAFTGTIRAVQQSSIQAQVSATATTVTTNVGQQVQKGQVLVRLNNQDNVARLAQARANLASAQSQAELARNLMNRKQRLFNQGFIARVEFEQSQVDYKGQLESVKAQQANVDIARKADQDGIITSPISGVITKRQVEPGQTVSVGQTLFEIVNPDQLEIQAKLPIEQQSALKVGSSIQYQIQGNSKQLNATLTRISPVADQDSRQIEFFAVPKEKIDSLSIGAFINGNILRNDTQQGQTIPLDSIQNMQHDPFVWVVRNHTIQKVKIRVVEQRYNDNIALVDGLQRTDLVSRIQFEDSDINKKVTVTTEKNK; from the coding sequence ATGCATCTCACCCCTTCCACTATTTTTAAACTGAGTATTATTAGTTTATGTTTGATTTTAGCTGCATGTAATCAGCAAGAAACGACTAAAACAACGGCATCAGCTCCAGCAAAAATTGAACTCATTCCTCAAGACCTGATTGCAGTTAAAGAAGGAGCACTTGACTCTCAAACTGCATTTACGGGAACCATCCGTGCGGTTCAGCAAAGTTCAATTCAGGCTCAAGTGAGTGCCACGGCGACGACTGTAACTACAAATGTTGGTCAACAGGTACAAAAAGGCCAAGTTTTAGTGAGATTGAATAATCAGGACAATGTTGCACGATTAGCACAAGCGCGCGCCAACCTTGCCTCGGCTCAGTCACAAGCTGAACTTGCACGCAATTTAATGAACCGAAAGCAACGACTTTTTAATCAGGGGTTTATTGCTCGTGTCGAGTTTGAACAAAGCCAGGTTGACTATAAAGGGCAACTTGAAAGTGTAAAAGCCCAACAAGCGAATGTTGATATTGCTCGTAAGGCTGATCAAGACGGTATTATTACCAGCCCAATTTCAGGCGTCATTACTAAGCGACAAGTCGAACCTGGTCAGACTGTATCAGTTGGTCAAACATTATTTGAAATCGTAAATCCAGACCAACTTGAAATACAAGCCAAGCTACCCATTGAGCAACAGTCTGCTCTTAAAGTAGGTAGCAGCATTCAATATCAGATTCAGGGAAATTCTAAGCAATTAAATGCGACGCTTACACGTATTTCACCTGTCGCAGATCAAGACAGCCGACAAATCGAATTTTTTGCCGTTCCTAAAGAAAAAATTGATTCGTTAAGCATTGGCGCTTTCATTAATGGAAATATTCTCCGCAATGACACTCAGCAAGGCCAAACGATTCCTTTAGACAGCATTCAAAATATGCAACATGATCCTTTTGTATGGGTGGTACGTAATCACACCATTCAAAAAGTTAAAATTCGAGTAGTTGAACAGCGCTATAACGACAATATTGCTTTAGTTGATGGTCTACAACGTACAGATCTAGTGAGCCGTATTCAATTTGAAGATTCCGACATTAATAAAAAAGTGACGGTTACAACCGAAAAAAATAAATAA
- the pilG gene encoding twitching motility response regulator PilG has product MEDAFQNLKVMVIDDSKTIRRTAETLLQREGCEVITAVDGFEALSKIAEANPDIVFVDIMMPRLDGYQTCALIKNSQNYQNIPVIMLSSKDGLFDQAKGRVVGSDEYLTKPFSKDELLNAIRNHVSS; this is encoded by the coding sequence ATGGAAGATGCATTCCAAAATCTGAAAGTAATGGTAATTGATGATTCAAAAACTATTCGCCGTACAGCAGAAACTTTATTACAGCGAGAAGGCTGTGAAGTGATTACTGCGGTAGATGGATTTGAAGCTTTGTCCAAAATTGCTGAGGCAAATCCAGATATTGTTTTTGTCGATATCATGATGCCTCGCTTAGATGGTTATCAAACTTGCGCTTTGATTAAAAACTCTCAAAATTATCAGAACATTCCCGTTATCATGCTCTCTAGTAAAGATGGTTTATTTGATCAGGCAAAAGGGCGTGTGGTAGGTTCAGATGAGTACTTGACGAAACCTTTTAGCAAAGATGAATTGTTAAACGCGATTCGTAATCATGTAAGTTCATAA